GAGCGCATCGGCTGTTGCCAACGCAAACGCCATTATGAAATCTATCGCGAAACGGATGGGAAAAAAATCTTTTCAGGCCATACTATTTGGGTCTGCATGGATCTGCACACCCAAAAAGCCTGTAAAATCCCAGACCTGTTTATCGACGCTTACAATCAATAAGTATCAAAAATCTGCCAGGTTGGGTAACTCAACTGAGCTTTAGCTGTGATGAGGATGCTCAACCGCACGGACAAGTTTATTGACGATACGTCTCACCATCGGTGCCACAAATAGCACGATAGGAAACGCAATCACAAACGCTGTCCACCAAGCGTGAAACCAAACCTTCAAAAAGTTCTCAGGCAAGCCTACGTTCATATAGCTGATCACGCCTGACATCAGAAACGACATGAAAAGCGCCATAAAAAATGCAAACAAAATATGTTGGTGTCTTGGGTGAAACATAACACTCCTAACTCATAAATTTTTATTCATGGGCGTTGACCGGATTGCCAGCCCCATACTTGTTACTATAACTTTAGAAATCGGCACAAGCCCATCACCCTAAGGTGCAGGAATGGTGTATTGTGCATGAATCCGTTCGATTTGGTACAGCACTTCGTCATCCAAGGTGATATTGATGGAGTCAATATTCTCTTTCAACTGTTCCATGGAGGTTGCTCCGATGATGTTCGCCGACAGGAATGGACGTGAGTTCACAAACGCCAGTGCCAATTGAGTCGGGGTCAAACCATTGCCTTTTGCCAACGCCGCGTAAAGCTCTGTGGCTCTGACAGCATTTGCTCCCATATAGCGATCATAGTTAGGGAACAATGCCAAACGCGAGCCTTCTGGCTTAGCACCGTTCAGATACTTTCCGGACAATGCGCCAAACCCAAGCGGTGAGTAAGCCAACAACCCAATGCCTTCATGGCGAGAAACCTCTGCTAAACCGACTTCGTAGCTGCGGTTCAACAAGCTATATGGATTTTGCACGGTGACGATTTTCTGCAAGCCTTTCGCTTCGGCAATCTGCAAAAACTTCATCGCCCCCCAAGCCGTTTCATTCGACAACCCGATTTGACGGATTTTGCCTTGCTTGACGAACTCAGTCAGCACTTCCAATGTTTCTTCAAAAGACGTTAAATTCTGAGGTTCATCTACCCACTCATAATTCAATTTACCAAAGTAGTTGGTTGGTCTTTCCGGCCAATGCAATTGATACAAATCCAAATAATCGGTTTGTAAACGCTTAAGGGATGCTTCCAACGCTTGAGTGATCTGCTCTCGATTAAAACGCCCTTGCCCATCACGAATGTGTGACGCTGGTCCCATTGGCCCGGCGATTTTAGAGGCCAGCACCACATCGTCGCGTCGACCGTTCTTGGCAAACCAATTACCAATCATGATTTCGGTTGCGCCGTAAGTTTCGGCACGTGGTGGTACGGAATACAGCTCTGCTGTATCCCAGAAGTTCACGCCTTGATTCAGCGCATAATCCATTTGCTCAAAGGCCTCTGACTGAGTGTTTTGTTCACCCCAAGTCATGGTACCTAAACAAATACGACTGACTTGAATATCGGTATTTCCAAGACTGTTGTATATCATCTGAATTCCTTTTGAATCGGTTCGTAAAGTCGAAGTCTGGTTAAGTAAGCAAGTCGCTAGCGGTTGTTTACTCAATAACTTAATAGAAAGGACTTACTTAGAAGCTTCGTCCATGACTTTCGGTTCTTTTTCTCGCCATTGTCTCATCAAACCATGAATGTAAATAATCAACGCAAAGAAGACCGCTGAGATACCACCCAAAATCAACAGGGTTCCGTTCTCGTCTGGTGTCGTGTCCAAAAGAATCAATTTTCGAATCACCACCACAAAAGCGATTTCCAAGAAGGTTAAGGCGTAATCAAAGCTGTTTCTGATGAACAAAGCATTGACGATTGCCAGCACGATCAGGGTGAAAAGTGCATCGGTCAACAGAACCTTCATTGACGGAAAGTTCAAAGCACCTTGATGCATCAAGAAATCAAACAACTTGTTGGAAATACTGAACAAGCACGCCGCCAAATAAACAATCATAAACACAACCAAAACAACTCTCAGCATCTTCACTAGATTGATGAGCCTTTTATCCAGATCATAATCTAGGATTTGAGAGATTTTTTTGGATAAATGATTTGAAGTCGACATAAAACATCACGCCTTTACGAGAAAATAGAAAAAATTAACGAGTCATGACAATCCAAGTTACACCCCAACCTGGTAGATTTTTATCGCTTGTCTGCGTTTGGTGCTTTGCGCACTCTTTTTGAATTTCAGTCGGTAAGAATAGCACTAAATCCTACAATTTAGGCAGCTGATTTAATCCCATTTTGAAATGACTGAAGGCTTGTTGCAGCACTCTAGGCGGAACGGCTAGGTTCATTCGCATGAAACAGGTTCCGGCATTGGGCTTGTCGGTTTTTACATCAAACGA
This portion of the Hydrogenovibrio marinus genome encodes:
- a CDS encoding DUF2798 domain-containing protein, whose amino-acid sequence is MFHPRHQHILFAFFMALFMSFLMSGVISYMNVGLPENFLKVWFHAWWTAFVIAFPIVLFVAPMVRRIVNKLVRAVEHPHHS
- a CDS encoding NADP(H)-dependent aldo-keto reductase, with amino-acid sequence MIYNSLGNTDIQVSRICLGTMTWGEQNTQSEAFEQMDYALNQGVNFWDTAELYSVPPRAETYGATEIMIGNWFAKNGRRDDVVLASKIAGPMGPASHIRDGQGRFNREQITQALEASLKRLQTDYLDLYQLHWPERPTNYFGKLNYEWVDEPQNLTSFEETLEVLTEFVKQGKIRQIGLSNETAWGAMKFLQIAEAKGLQKIVTVQNPYSLLNRSYEVGLAEVSRHEGIGLLAYSPLGFGALSGKYLNGAKPEGSRLALFPNYDRYMGANAVRATELYAALAKGNGLTPTQLALAFVNSRPFLSANIIGATSMEQLKENIDSINITLDDEVLYQIERIHAQYTIPAP
- a CDS encoding phosphate-starvation-inducible PsiE family protein — encoded protein: MSTSNHLSKKISQILDYDLDKRLINLVKMLRVVLVVFMIVYLAACLFSISNKLFDFLMHQGALNFPSMKVLLTDALFTLIVLAIVNALFIRNSFDYALTFLEIAFVVVIRKLILLDTTPDENGTLLILGGISAVFFALIIYIHGLMRQWREKEPKVMDEASK